From one Leifsonia sp. Root1293 genomic stretch:
- a CDS encoding S8 family serine peptidase, with protein MRRGTRRLLAALATTAALIVVPALPAAAVDGPGLWYVDAFHLPDAWAAGYTGEGVTVAVIDSQIHPDIPALEGAGLTVREPSFCADDDGAAYPATTDSLTAKHGTNTASYVVGNGTAADGELGVFGAAPGAELLYYNALISPPTADGIQFDGRCDPVDDPTGNTTIEAVDAAIDDGADIISISLAIDWDQDWTPTILRANEAGVVILVGLPDVIGQPDGLARANSVVAVQAIGADGAALATDGVPNTFEKVTVANAGVDLLVQGSSAGTPEAEKNWTDQSLANGTSIATPLTAGFLAVVKQKYPKATGNQLIQTLIHNTGGGNPELTSDNTYGYGVASLTTMLQVDPTTYPDVNPLILDGADAYPAAAEFDAASSAEPSESASESPTAPAAASDDDASGLSVPLVVTIAVVGILVLAGLIVLIVVLARRRPSTPSPAAGHTQTGA; from the coding sequence ATGAGGCGCGGCACCCGACGCCTTCTCGCGGCACTCGCGACGACCGCGGCCCTCATCGTCGTGCCCGCCCTTCCGGCGGCGGCCGTCGACGGACCCGGCCTCTGGTACGTGGACGCCTTCCACCTCCCCGATGCCTGGGCAGCGGGGTACACGGGGGAGGGCGTCACCGTCGCCGTCATCGACTCGCAGATCCACCCGGACATCCCCGCGCTCGAGGGCGCCGGCCTCACCGTGCGTGAGCCGTCGTTCTGCGCCGACGACGACGGCGCGGCCTACCCGGCCACCACGGATTCCCTGACCGCGAAGCACGGGACCAACACGGCGTCGTACGTCGTGGGAAACGGCACAGCGGCTGACGGCGAGCTCGGCGTCTTCGGTGCGGCGCCCGGAGCCGAACTGCTCTACTACAACGCCCTGATCAGCCCGCCGACCGCCGACGGGATCCAGTTCGACGGCCGGTGCGATCCTGTCGACGATCCGACGGGGAACACCACCATCGAAGCTGTCGACGCTGCCATCGACGATGGTGCCGACATCATCTCCATCTCCCTGGCGATCGACTGGGACCAGGACTGGACGCCCACGATCCTGCGTGCGAACGAGGCCGGAGTGGTGATCCTCGTCGGCCTTCCCGACGTGATCGGCCAGCCGGACGGACTCGCCCGTGCCAACAGCGTCGTCGCGGTGCAGGCGATCGGCGCCGACGGTGCGGCGCTCGCCACGGACGGGGTCCCGAACACCTTCGAGAAGGTCACGGTGGCCAACGCCGGCGTGGATCTGCTCGTGCAGGGATCGAGCGCGGGCACTCCTGAGGCTGAGAAGAACTGGACCGACCAGTCCCTCGCCAATGGAACCTCCATCGCCACCCCGCTGACCGCCGGCTTCCTCGCCGTCGTCAAGCAGAAGTACCCGAAGGCGACGGGCAACCAGCTCATCCAGACGCTCATCCATAACACGGGCGGTGGAAACCCCGAGCTGACCAGTGACAACACCTACGGCTACGGCGTCGCGTCGCTGACCACCATGCTGCAGGTCGACCCCACGACCTACCCCGACGTGAACCCGTTGATCCTCGACGGTGCGGATGCCTACCCCGCCGCCGCCGAGTTCGACGCGGCATCGTCTGCAGAGCCGTCCGAGTCCGCATCGGAGTCCCCGACCGCACCGGCAGCGGCATCCGACGACGACGCGTCGGGTCTCTCCGTGCCCCTGGTCGTGACCATCGCCGTCGTCGGCATCCTGGTGCTCGCCGGGCTCATCGTTCTCATCGTGGTGCTCGCGCGTCGTCGCCCGAGCACGCCTTCTCCGGCCGCCGGCCACACCCAGACAGGAGCATGA
- a CDS encoding WXG100 family type VII secretion target, with translation MSREIRVEDTVIEASVARIEAAIDEMQRLLDHLERRAAVLRTEWSGDASDAYDRAHRDWDRSIRIMEKAARDVAAVAHSGTKRFRAMDEAHARVWSF, from the coding sequence ATGAGCCGCGAGATCCGAGTGGAAGACACCGTCATCGAGGCATCCGTCGCCCGCATCGAGGCGGCCATCGACGAGATGCAGCGCTTGCTCGACCACCTCGAGCGCCGGGCGGCCGTGCTCCGCACCGAGTGGTCCGGTGATGCCTCCGACGCCTACGACAGGGCCCACCGCGACTGGGATCGCTCGATCCGCATCATGGAGAAGGCGGCCCGCGACGTTGCGGCCGTCGCCCACTCCGGCACGAAGCGATTCCGCGCCATGGACGAGGCTCACGCGCGCGTCTGGTCGTTCTGA
- the eccD gene encoding type VII secretion integral membrane protein EccD has protein sequence MSQTAIAAGAVLRLSIVSEDRRLDVGVPAQIPLIELLPGFARRLGMLDPSLAHGGYVLNRADGSELDPSRGIGSQGVHDGELLTLVRGGLLAEARVYDDVVEAVIDATSEQHGSWTPRDSSRTALAVSVTFLALCALLLVGTGRDFPLAVVLAGAGALVLIAASVVLSRLGQTEAGAALGLAAAGYGGIAGFLAVPGDEMWGWPVAAGALGLLVVGGVELAFTPKKPEIHLVPLAFGASIGLAAVVTALFSLDPVGPYSIMLAVTAMLANGLPWLALSSTRIQVISPQSDADIFTAPDPIDADDVKRRAAAGARVLVSLRLALGLSALAATPLVAANGLTGALLCALAFLGMMFQSRQTYARAGVMTLMALGALGLAATGLTVIVTQPDLRIGMLVVLLVGTALLVALTLLSPRARLRLGRLADTVEVIALALLLPLGVVTAGLA, from the coding sequence ATGAGCCAGACCGCTATCGCTGCGGGTGCGGTGCTGCGGTTGTCGATCGTCAGCGAGGACCGACGTCTCGACGTCGGCGTGCCTGCGCAGATTCCACTGATCGAGTTGCTGCCGGGCTTCGCCCGACGCCTCGGCATGCTCGACCCGTCGCTGGCCCACGGCGGCTACGTCCTCAACCGCGCCGACGGCTCCGAGCTCGATCCGTCCCGCGGCATCGGAAGCCAGGGCGTGCACGACGGCGAACTGCTCACGCTCGTTCGTGGCGGCCTGCTCGCCGAGGCCAGGGTCTACGACGATGTCGTCGAGGCCGTCATCGACGCGACCAGCGAGCAGCACGGCTCCTGGACTCCCCGCGACAGCTCCCGCACGGCACTCGCGGTGAGCGTCACGTTCCTGGCCCTCTGCGCCCTCCTCCTGGTCGGCACGGGACGCGACTTCCCTCTGGCCGTCGTGCTGGCCGGTGCCGGGGCGCTCGTGCTCATCGCCGCATCCGTCGTGCTGTCACGCCTCGGCCAGACCGAGGCCGGCGCAGCGCTCGGATTGGCCGCCGCCGGCTACGGCGGCATCGCCGGCTTCCTCGCCGTACCCGGCGATGAGATGTGGGGCTGGCCCGTCGCGGCAGGAGCCCTCGGACTCCTCGTCGTCGGCGGCGTCGAACTGGCGTTCACCCCCAAGAAGCCCGAGATCCATCTCGTCCCCCTCGCCTTCGGCGCGAGCATCGGGCTGGCCGCCGTCGTGACCGCCCTGTTCTCGCTCGACCCCGTCGGGCCGTACTCGATCATGCTGGCCGTCACGGCGATGCTCGCCAACGGCCTTCCCTGGCTGGCGCTCAGCTCCACCCGCATCCAGGTCATCTCCCCGCAGAGCGATGCCGACATCTTCACGGCCCCCGATCCGATCGACGCCGACGATGTGAAGCGACGCGCCGCTGCCGGAGCACGGGTGCTGGTGTCGCTGCGGCTGGCCCTCGGGCTCTCCGCCCTGGCAGCAACGCCGCTCGTTGCTGCGAACGGGCTCACCGGGGCCCTGCTGTGCGCGCTCGCCTTCCTCGGCATGATGTTCCAGTCGCGCCAGACGTACGCCCGCGCCGGTGTCATGACCCTCATGGCCCTCGGCGCGTTGGGGCTCGCCGCCACCGGTCTCACCGTGATCGTCACCCAGCCCGACCTGCGCATCGGCATGCTCGTCGTGCTGCTGGTCGGAACGGCCCTGCTGGTCGCCCTCACGCTGTTGAGCCCCCGTGCGCGCCTCCGCCTCGGACGCCTCGCCGACACCGTCGAGGTCATCGCGCTGGCACTCCTGCTCCCGCTCGGCGTCGTCACGGCCGGGCTCGCGTAA
- a CDS encoding WXG100 family type VII secretion target: MSVRPEQVTALAGQIRGGAQGIRAELDRLEAEVGKLRSAWGGDAQLAYDQAQAKWNASLGELQQLLQQISGKTEEIAAQYLQSDKSSAGRFSL, from the coding sequence ATGTCAGTCCGTCCCGAGCAGGTCACGGCGCTCGCAGGTCAGATCCGCGGAGGTGCCCAGGGCATCCGCGCCGAGCTCGACCGCCTCGAGGCCGAGGTGGGCAAGTTGCGTTCAGCGTGGGGCGGTGACGCTCAGCTCGCGTACGACCAGGCCCAGGCCAAGTGGAACGCCTCGCTCGGCGAGCTCCAGCAGCTCCTGCAGCAGATCTCCGGCAAGACCGAGGAGATCGCCGCGCAGTACCTCCAGAGCGACAAGTCGTCGGCCGGGCGCTTCTCGCTCTAG
- a CDS encoding WXG100 family type VII secretion target: MGKYEDQLAAMGSGTDWNIEKLQTLSLALSTLQRTMASLAASPGWKGTSADDASEVFQQLKKNFTVVEDAVTRIGTTVSNANAARAAAASSSSDLPSSKVDSFWRTAVTAGSTVVHPVLGPLASDTALDVIEGFLGNQREEAAKKKVESLGSTLEEHRAELQESQAALRGVAPVMITDVDIPKDDGPTGPTMPGGSNPGGPGYPGGGSNPGGGSHPGVGSPTGSHPGGQVGTIIRTPDFPGPDGPTTEGPDWIDPTPIDPVYETPDLVFDPTTPSVDDGGPGYIPGGPGGSGGSGGSGGSGVGTPGGLGGSTGSGGPSPLGSGVIGGGAGAALLAGSKLAGGSAGIGGLGAFGGAGGAGGVGGLGGPGGSGAASGVRSSGGLLGQAGGAGGGANGANGSTAARAGGASGAAGGRPGMMAAGQQAGASEEKAKGQGLGGYIAPTLDDDEESGPRSKGAGAGGRG, translated from the coding sequence ATGGGCAAGTACGAAGACCAGCTCGCAGCAATGGGATCGGGCACCGACTGGAACATCGAGAAGCTCCAGACCCTGTCGCTCGCCCTCAGCACGCTGCAGCGCACCATGGCGAGCCTCGCGGCATCCCCCGGTTGGAAGGGAACGTCGGCAGACGACGCCTCGGAGGTCTTCCAGCAGCTGAAGAAGAACTTCACCGTGGTCGAGGACGCCGTCACCCGCATCGGGACGACCGTCTCCAACGCGAACGCGGCCAGGGCCGCTGCCGCATCGTCGTCGTCGGATCTGCCATCGTCGAAGGTCGACTCCTTCTGGCGCACAGCCGTCACCGCCGGATCCACCGTCGTGCACCCGGTGCTCGGCCCGCTGGCCTCGGACACGGCCCTCGACGTGATCGAGGGATTCCTCGGCAACCAGCGCGAGGAGGCGGCGAAGAAGAAGGTCGAGAGCCTCGGAAGCACACTCGAGGAGCACCGGGCAGAACTCCAGGAGAGCCAGGCCGCCCTCCGAGGCGTCGCTCCCGTCATGATCACCGATGTCGACATCCCGAAGGACGACGGCCCCACCGGCCCGACCATGCCCGGCGGCAGCAACCCGGGTGGGCCCGGCTATCCCGGCGGTGGAAGCAACCCCGGCGGCGGCAGCCACCCCGGTGTCGGTTCCCCCACGGGGTCCCACCCCGGCGGCCAGGTCGGAACGATCATCCGCACCCCCGACTTCCCGGGACCCGACGGCCCGACGACGGAGGGTCCGGACTGGATCGACCCGACTCCGATCGACCCCGTGTACGAGACCCCGGACCTGGTGTTCGACCCGACCACCCCCTCGGTCGATGACGGCGGACCCGGATACATCCCCGGCGGACCCGGTGGGTCCGGCGGTTCGGGTGGATCCGGTGGTTCGGGCGTCGGAACCCCGGGCGGCCTGGGGGGATCGACGGGTTCCGGTGGACCCTCGCCCCTGGGCTCGGGCGTGATCGGCGGCGGCGCCGGTGCGGCCCTGCTCGCAGGCTCCAAGCTCGCGGGCGGATCGGCCGGCATCGGCGGGCTCGGCGCCTTCGGCGGTGCCGGTGGTGCAGGAGGAGTCGGCGGTCTCGGTGGCCCCGGTGGTTCGGGAGCCGCATCCGGTGTCCGATCCAGCGGCGGGCTGCTCGGCCAGGCCGGTGGGGCCGGCGGCGGCGCCAACGGTGCGAACGGTTCGACGGCGGCTCGCGCCGGTGGAGCATCCGGAGCAGCAGGCGGTCGTCCCGGAATGATGGCTGCCGGCCAGCAGGCCGGAGCCTCCGAGGAGAAGGCCAAGGGCCAGGGCCTCGGCGGATACATCGCGCCGACCCTCGACGATGACGAGGAGAGCGGTCCCCGGTCGAAGGGCGCCGGCGCCGGCGGACGCGGCTGA
- a CDS encoding WXG100 family type VII secretion target: MADQISAEEGALRKGAQAVRETKTGVDQQVKKVRGEIDQLRGYWTGAAAGSFTTLMTRWDEQTRKLNEVLVTLEAALAGTEKDQAATEDSHQQTISGLGSMMGA; this comes from the coding sequence ATGGCTGACCAGATTTCAGCAGAAGAGGGTGCCCTCCGCAAGGGTGCCCAGGCAGTGCGCGAGACGAAGACCGGAGTCGACCAGCAGGTCAAGAAGGTTCGCGGCGAGATCGACCAGCTGCGTGGCTACTGGACCGGCGCCGCTGCCGGTTCGTTCACCACGCTGATGACGCGCTGGGACGAGCAGACCCGCAAGCTGAACGAGGTCCTCGTCACTCTGGAGGCCGCACTCGCCGGCACGGAGAAGGACCAGGCAGCCACGGAAGACTCGCACCAGCAGACCATCTCGGGCCTCGGCTCGATGATGGGCGCCTAG
- the eccCa gene encoding type VII secretion protein EccCa produces the protein MGGPRLAPPRVPSGTITVQPPPEIAPSDGGGGLLSSMLPMLGSIGAIVMVSVSNTGPTGFITGGMFLLSSLGFVAVNGWRQRSQRTSATLAARREYLAYLTELRRTVRVASKQQRRAGNWQHPAPSTLPFIAEERTRVWERSAGDADFLAVRVGTSDQPLCVTLEAPELPPLAQLDPVAASAAHRFMLTHEVQKDLPLGVTLRDFARIEITGDENESRGLARAMLLHAATMHDPDNLQIVIAAEDAALGQWEWAKWLPHTHSRQATDSLGAARMIGSNVTELAALMPADVRERPRFARDGSTPLTPHVVIVTDGARIPLSDVLLAGDGTSGVTVIDLPARWGDLDNQNALRIAFDAERPGRAELLTLQIPARSFRPDTISIVEAEATARRLLPLFSMTSTAVATRSTAKQADLVDLLGLPDVRDIDFDVSWQPRLERDRLRVPIGQDTTGAPIVLDIKESAQQGMGPHGVMIGATGSGKSEVLRTLVLALALTHSPEQLNFVLVDFKGGATFAGMAGMPHVSAIITNLGDEISLVDRFQDALQGEIVRRQELLRSSGNFANVSDYEKARRGGRSDLPPLPSLLIVADEFSELLSAKPEFVESFVNIGRVGRSLQVHLLLASQRLEEGKLRGLDTYLSYRIGLRTFSAAESRTILGVPDAYTLPQQPGVGFLKSDTETMTQFRAAYVSAPPPRRRRSVDTGRADSAAASVELFTAAAVHTEAPVDPEPDAPVAIEPEESRSTFEIAVARMSGRGPVAHRVWLPPLEVPATLDQLFGDLAVDPTLGLVSARWRGAGALTVPLGIVDVPLEQRRENLVVSLGGAAGHMVVVGAPLSGKSTLARTTMIALALTNTPLEVQFFVLDFGGGAFSGLQGFPHLSGLATRSEPDVVRRTVAEVTGILNAREVFFRQNGIDSIDTYRQRRAAGQVDDGYGDVFLVIDGWGTLRSEFESLEASIQTIAARGLTYGVHIVITAARWLELRANIKDLIGTRIELRLGDPSDSETDRKAAANVTAIPGRGLSPAALQMLTALPRIDGVAASASLADGIDHLTEHVRAAWTGPAGPKLRLLPDSISLDELRELVPAASREIALGIDEADLAPFMIDPSEEPHLFLYGDAGSGKSSMLRSYANEIMRHYGPTEAKIFVVDYRRALLGDIPDEYLGAYLSSHEMATGGLGELAAFFQSRIPGPDVTPEQLRNRSWWTGAEGFILVDDYDLVATSQGNPLAVLAPLLAQAGDLGLHVILTRRAGGASRAAYDPIIQRLTDLGTTGILLSGSPEEGQLIGKVKAVPAVPGRAQIVSRSRGVVAAQLAWVPPRYS, from the coding sequence ATGGGCGGTCCACGCCTGGCGCCACCGCGCGTCCCGTCCGGCACCATCACGGTGCAGCCGCCCCCCGAGATCGCCCCGAGCGACGGCGGCGGCGGACTCCTCAGTTCCATGCTCCCGATGCTCGGATCGATCGGCGCCATCGTCATGGTGAGCGTCTCGAACACCGGGCCGACGGGCTTCATCACCGGTGGCATGTTCCTGCTCTCCTCCCTGGGCTTCGTCGCGGTCAACGGATGGCGCCAGCGATCCCAGCGCACCTCCGCGACCCTCGCCGCCCGTCGCGAGTACCTCGCCTACCTCACCGAGCTGCGACGCACGGTGCGGGTGGCATCGAAGCAGCAGCGACGAGCCGGCAACTGGCAGCATCCGGCACCATCGACGCTGCCCTTCATCGCCGAGGAGCGCACCCGCGTCTGGGAGCGCTCGGCCGGCGACGCCGACTTCCTCGCCGTGCGCGTCGGAACCAGCGACCAGCCGCTGTGCGTCACGCTGGAGGCGCCCGAGCTTCCCCCGCTCGCGCAGCTCGACCCCGTCGCGGCATCCGCGGCCCATCGCTTCATGCTCACCCACGAGGTGCAGAAGGACCTGCCGCTCGGCGTGACCCTGCGCGACTTCGCCCGCATCGAGATCACCGGGGACGAGAACGAGTCACGGGGACTCGCCCGCGCCATGCTCCTGCACGCGGCGACGATGCACGATCCGGACAACCTGCAGATCGTCATCGCCGCCGAGGATGCGGCCCTCGGTCAGTGGGAGTGGGCGAAGTGGCTGCCGCACACCCATTCGCGCCAGGCGACCGACTCCCTCGGCGCTGCCCGCATGATCGGGTCGAACGTCACCGAGCTCGCCGCCCTCATGCCCGCCGACGTGCGCGAGCGTCCTCGGTTCGCGCGCGACGGCTCGACGCCGCTCACCCCGCACGTGGTCATCGTCACCGATGGTGCGCGCATCCCGCTCAGCGACGTGCTGCTGGCCGGCGACGGCACCTCGGGTGTCACGGTCATCGACCTGCCGGCGCGCTGGGGAGACCTCGACAACCAGAACGCGCTGCGCATCGCCTTCGACGCGGAACGACCCGGCCGGGCGGAGCTGCTCACCCTGCAGATCCCGGCACGCTCCTTCCGCCCCGACACCATCAGCATCGTGGAGGCCGAGGCCACGGCGCGCCGGCTCCTTCCCCTGTTCTCGATGACGAGCACCGCCGTCGCCACGCGCTCGACGGCCAAGCAGGCCGACCTGGTCGACCTGCTCGGGCTGCCCGACGTTCGCGACATCGACTTCGACGTGTCGTGGCAGCCGCGACTCGAGCGCGACCGCCTGCGGGTGCCGATCGGCCAGGACACCACCGGCGCGCCGATCGTGCTCGACATCAAGGAATCCGCCCAGCAGGGCATGGGTCCGCACGGCGTGATGATCGGCGCGACCGGATCGGGCAAGTCCGAGGTGCTGCGCACGCTCGTGCTCGCCCTCGCGCTCACGCACTCTCCCGAGCAGCTGAACTTCGTTCTCGTCGACTTCAAGGGTGGGGCCACGTTCGCCGGCATGGCGGGCATGCCGCACGTCTCGGCCATCATCACGAACCTCGGCGACGAGATCTCGCTCGTCGACCGCTTCCAGGACGCGCTGCAGGGCGAGATCGTGCGCCGCCAGGAACTGCTGCGCTCCTCGGGCAACTTCGCCAACGTCTCGGACTACGAGAAGGCCCGCCGTGGTGGTCGGAGCGACCTTCCACCCCTGCCGTCGTTGCTCATCGTCGCCGACGAGTTCTCCGAGCTGCTCTCGGCCAAGCCCGAGTTCGTCGAGAGCTTCGTGAACATCGGTCGCGTCGGCCGCTCCCTCCAGGTGCACCTCCTCCTGGCCTCGCAGCGCCTCGAGGAGGGCAAGCTCCGCGGGCTCGACACCTATCTCTCGTACCGCATCGGCCTCCGCACCTTCTCGGCGGCCGAGTCGCGCACGATCCTCGGGGTTCCGGATGCCTACACCCTGCCGCAGCAGCCCGGCGTCGGCTTCCTGAAGAGCGACACCGAGACGATGACCCAGTTCCGGGCGGCCTATGTGTCGGCGCCGCCGCCGCGTCGTCGCCGGTCCGTCGACACCGGGCGCGCAGACTCGGCAGCGGCATCCGTCGAGCTGTTCACGGCCGCCGCCGTGCACACGGAAGCCCCCGTCGATCCCGAACCCGATGCTCCCGTGGCCATCGAGCCCGAGGAGTCGCGCAGCACCTTCGAGATCGCCGTGGCACGGATGTCGGGCCGCGGCCCCGTCGCCCACCGCGTCTGGCTGCCGCCGCTCGAGGTGCCGGCGACGCTCGACCAGCTCTTCGGCGATCTCGCCGTCGACCCGACGCTCGGGCTCGTCTCGGCGCGGTGGCGTGGCGCTGGGGCCCTCACGGTGCCTCTCGGCATCGTCGACGTCCCGTTGGAGCAGCGCCGCGAGAACCTCGTGGTCTCCCTCGGCGGTGCCGCAGGCCACATGGTCGTGGTCGGTGCGCCGCTGAGCGGCAAGAGCACGCTCGCACGCACCACGATGATCGCCCTGGCACTGACGAACACCCCGCTCGAGGTGCAGTTCTTCGTGCTCGACTTCGGCGGCGGCGCGTTCTCGGGCCTGCAGGGCTTCCCGCACCTGAGCGGCCTCGCCACCAGGTCGGAGCCCGACGTCGTGCGGCGGACCGTGGCCGAGGTCACCGGCATCCTGAACGCCCGAGAGGTGTTCTTCAGGCAGAACGGGATCGACTCGATCGACACGTATCGGCAGCGACGTGCGGCCGGTCAGGTCGACGACGGCTACGGCGACGTGTTCCTCGTCATCGACGGCTGGGGAACCCTCCGCTCCGAGTTCGAGTCGCTCGAGGCGAGCATCCAGACCATCGCCGCCCGCGGACTCACCTACGGCGTGCACATCGTGATCACGGCGGCGCGCTGGCTCGAGCTCCGCGCGAACATCAAGGACCTCATCGGCACGCGCATCGAGCTCCGCCTCGGCGATCCGAGCGACTCCGAGACCGACCGCAAGGCCGCCGCCAACGTCACGGCCATTCCCGGTCGCGGTCTGAGCCCCGCTGCCCTCCAGATGCTCACGGCGCTGCCGCGCATCGACGGGGTGGCGGCATCCGCGAGCCTCGCAGACGGCATCGACCACCTCACCGAGCACGTGCGTGCGGCCTGGACCGGCCCGGCCGGACCGAAGCTGCGCCTGCTGCCCGACAGCATCAGTCTCGACGAGCTGCGCGAACTCGTGCCTGCTGCGTCGCGCGAGATCGCCCTGGGCATCGACGAGGCCGACCTGGCTCCGTTCATGATCGATCCGTCGGAGGAGCCGCACCTGTTCCTCTACGGCGACGCCGGCTCCGGCAAGTCGTCGATGCTGCGCTCCTACGCCAACGAGATCATGCGGCACTACGGGCCGACCGAGGCGAAGATCTTCGTCGTCGACTACAGGCGCGCCCTGCTGGGCGACATCCCCGACGAGTACCTCGGCGCCTACCTGAGCTCCCACGAGATGGCGACGGGTGGGCTCGGCGAGCTGGCTGCGTTCTTCCAGAGCCGCATCCCGGGCCCGGATGTCACTCCCGAACAGCTGCGGAACAGGTCGTGGTGGACAGGCGCGGAGGGCTTCATCCTCGTCGACGACTACGACCTGGTCGCCACCTCGCAGGGCAACCCGCTGGCCGTGCTCGCGCCGCTGCTCGCGCAGGCCGGCGACCTCGGCCTGCACGTGATCCTCACGCGTCGTGCCGGTGGCGCGAGCAGGGCGGCGTACGACCCGATCATCCAGCGCCTGACCGACCTCGGCACCACGGGCATCCTGCTGAGCGGAAGCCCTGAGGAGGGCCAGCTCATCGGCAAGGTCAAGGCGGTTCCCGCGGTTCCGGGGCGCGCGCAGATCGTCAGCCGCAGTCGCGGCGTCGTGGCGGCGCAGCTCGCCTGGGTTCCTCCGCGCTACAGCTGA
- a CDS encoding RDD family protein yields the protein MSDRGGFPGRAGVPALPPSGVPALPPGLLAPQPGLEGSTPDAAAQPAAGSEVEARAAAASPSTAALPGASGVGSTAVPTPAGPRRIAGSLGTAFVGRPATVGRRIAAFSIDVAVVAAIAVVVWLLTGTIVLGAVVAIELAIGLWIIESRTGVTPGNAALRLRTAREDGPFSPGVGRGFVRWFITGAGFLAAGVGAWVVVASSAWDATGRGRSWADRAARTLVVAVPARSRSAAPAGSRGIVLAAPLLVTSTRRAPAMLVSDDENSASASFTGSPSSSVPIAVESASVRGASSGRGRAEERMPELDASAAGGEPRGASGRTDAKTADPGAASVVAAPAASAASAAPTGRRAAAVPVDQTPGDTPASETGALLLIFDTGQREQLPIPVAVNLGRNPSATDQGDRLISVRDPESTVSKTHLRLEHSRGRTWVTDNNSTNGTEIRSDDAASAPLLPGNRVLLDEGDRVRMGNRTFTVSILMAPESADNA from the coding sequence ATGAGCGACCGCGGAGGATTCCCCGGGCGCGCGGGGGTTCCGGCATTGCCTCCCTCCGGCGTGCCCGCACTGCCCCCTGGCCTGCTCGCGCCCCAGCCGGGCCTCGAGGGTTCGACTCCGGATGCTGCTGCCCAGCCGGCTGCCGGCAGCGAGGTCGAGGCACGTGCCGCCGCTGCGTCACCGTCGACCGCAGCTCTTCCCGGTGCATCCGGTGTCGGGTCGACCGCCGTGCCCACCCCGGCCGGACCGCGCCGTATCGCAGGCTCGCTGGGCACGGCCTTCGTCGGCCGCCCGGCCACGGTCGGTCGCCGGATCGCCGCGTTCAGCATCGACGTCGCCGTCGTCGCCGCGATAGCGGTCGTGGTCTGGCTGCTGACCGGCACGATCGTGCTCGGCGCCGTCGTCGCCATCGAACTGGCCATCGGCCTCTGGATCATCGAATCCCGCACCGGCGTCACCCCGGGCAACGCCGCCCTGCGGCTGCGCACAGCCCGCGAGGACGGGCCGTTCTCGCCCGGCGTCGGACGCGGCTTCGTACGCTGGTTCATCACCGGTGCCGGCTTCCTCGCCGCTGGTGTCGGCGCCTGGGTGGTCGTCGCCTCGAGCGCCTGGGATGCAACAGGGCGTGGCCGCTCCTGGGCCGACCGCGCGGCGCGCACACTCGTCGTCGCCGTTCCCGCCCGCAGCCGAAGCGCGGCGCCGGCAGGTTCCCGCGGCATCGTGCTGGCCGCCCCACTCCTCGTCACGTCGACCCGCCGCGCTCCAGCCATGCTTGTGTCCGACGACGAGAACTCGGCCAGCGCCTCCTTCACGGGTTCCCCATCGTCGTCCGTGCCCATCGCCGTCGAGTCCGCCTCGGTACGGGGAGCATCCTCGGGCCGAGGGAGGGCAGAGGAGCGGATGCCCGAGCTCGACGCATCGGCCGCTGGCGGCGAACCCCGGGGCGCGAGCGGGCGCACCGATGCGAAGACCGCCGACCCCGGGGCGGCATCCGTCGTCGCGGCGCCGGCCGCCTCCGCCGCCTCCGCCGCACCGACCGGCCGCCGCGCTGCCGCGGTGCCCGTCGACCAGACCCCGGGCGACACTCCGGCTTCCGAGACCGGTGCGCTGCTGCTCATCTTCGACACCGGCCAGCGCGAGCAGCTGCCGATCCCGGTGGCGGTGAACCTCGGACGCAACCCGTCGGCCACCGACCAGGGCGACAGGCTCATCTCGGTGCGCGACCCCGAGTCGACGGTCTCGAAGACCCATCTGCGGCTCGAGCACTCCCGGGGTCGCACCTGGGTCACAGACAACAACTCCACGAACGGAACCGAGATCAGAAGCGACGACGCCGCCTCAGCGCCCCTCCTGCCGGGAAACAGGGTGCTCCTCGACGAGGGCGACCGCGTGCGCATGGGCAACCGCACCTTCACCGTGAGCATCCTCATGGCTCCCGAGAGCGCGGACAACGCCTGA